In one window of Brachyhypopomus gauderio isolate BG-103 chromosome 16, BGAUD_0.2, whole genome shotgun sequence DNA:
- the LOC143477381 gene encoding olfactory receptor 4E1-like, whose product MENSSALFMFVLHGLNDTRTSTHMYFGFCLVFYIATVLVNLLLIITVILDQTLHEPMHLFICSLFVNGICGASAFYPKILADLLSDSHVISYTACMTQIWAIYSYALYEFTCLTVMAYDRYVAICKPLEYLCIMTHQKVVKLLIFICLLSILESVLGTALTIRLPLCGNDIDKLYCSNWEVVKLSCTDVIVNNLYGYFLILSHFSQTVLIIVSYIHIIRACLQSKSGKVKFMQTCFPHLITLTNFALSLLFDLMYSRYGKSQGLQALRNILGIEYLVVPPLLNPIIYGLNLSQIRQQFLKMFRQNLVWVSQH is encoded by the coding sequence ATGGAAAATTCCTCTGCATTGTTCATGTTTGTGCTTCATGGACTTAACGATACAaggacaagcacacacatgtactttGGATTTTGTCTTGTTTTCTATATTGCAACGGTGTTGGTCAATTTATTACTAATTATAACAGTTATTCTGGACCAGACTCTTCATGAACCTATGCATCTGTTTATATGCAGTTTGTTTGTTAATGGAATATGTGGTGCTTCTGCTTTCTATCCAAAGATCCTTGCTGATCTTTTATCAGATTCCCATGTTATTTCATATACAGCATGCATGACACAAATTTGGGCAATTTATTCTTATGCCTTGTATGAATTCACATGTCTAACAGTCATGGCATATGATCGATATGTAGCTATTTGTAAACCTTTAGAATATCTGTGTATTATGACCCACCAGAAGGTTGTAAAACTGCTTATTTTTATCTGCCTCTTGTCCATACTAGAGTCAGTACTTGGAACGGCACTGACAATCCGGCTACCCTTAtgtggtaatgacattgacaagCTGTACTGCTCTAATTGGGAGGTTGTTAAACTCTCTTGCACAGATGTGATTGTGAATAACCTGTACGGATACTTTCTAATACTCTCTCATTTTTCTCAAACTGTGCTCATCATTGTGTCATATATTCATATCATCAGAGCTTGTTTACAGTCCAAGTCAGGGAAGGTTAAGTTCATGCAGACATGTTTCCCCCACTTAATCACTTTAACCAATTTCGCTCTTTCTCTACTCTTTGATCTCATGTATTCTCGCTATGGCAAAAGCCAGGGGCTACAAGCTCTGCGCAATATCTTGGGTATAGAGTATCTTGTTGTACCTCCTCTCCTAAACCCGATAATATACGGACTGAATTTATCCCAGATACGGCAacagtttttaaaaatgttcaGACAAAATCTGGTTTGGGTCTCACAACATTGA
- the LOC143477378 gene encoding olfactory receptor 51I2-like, translating into MMENYSGNIMFVLQGLNDTRTNKQIYFGFGLLIYLFTLFANSTLVITIALDKMLHEPMYLFVCNLFVNGIYGVSAVYPKILADLIVDSPVISYTGCITQIFIIYSYAFCEFTCLTVMAYDRYVAICKPLEYHTIMTNQMVGKLLICTWTYAFIETLVGIGLTIRLTLCGKNIEKPYCSNWEVVKLSCTDVTVNNLYGYYLIISHFSQAMFVIVSYIQIIRAALRSKTERIKFMQTCLPHLITLMNFALSMLFDALYSRYGKSNGPQAVRDIWSMEYLVVPPLLNPLIYGLKVTQIRHSFLKLCGYKLKALRQR; encoded by the coding sequence ATGATGGAAAATTATTCTGGAAACATCATGTTTGTGCTCCAAGGACTTAATGACACAAGGACCAACAAACAAATTTACTTTGGATTTGGTCTCTTGATTTACCTTTTCACTCTCTTTGCAAATTCTACATTGGTTATTACAATTGCTTTAGATAAAATGCTACATGAGCCAATGTATCTGTTTGTATGCAACTTGTTTGTTAATGGAATATATGGTGTCTCTGCTGTCTATCCAAAGATCCTTGCTGATTTGATAGTAGATTCTCCTGTTATCTCATATACTGGATgcataacacaaatattcataATTTACTCTTATGCGTTTTGTGAATTCACATGTCTTACAGTGATGGCCTATGACAGGTATGTAGCAATTTGTAAACCCTTGGAGTATCATACCATCATGACAAACCAGATGGTGGGAAAATTGCTCATTTGTACCTGGACCTACGCGTTCATAGAGACACTTGTTGGGATTGGATTAACAATTCGACTTACCTTATGTGGTAAGAACATTGAAAAGCCTTACTGTTCTAACTGGGAGGTTGTGAAGCTATCATGCACAGATGTGACAGTTAACAACCTGTATGGGTACTACTTAATAATTTCTCATTTTTCCCAAGCTATGTTTGTCATTGTGTCATATATTCAAATCATCAGAGCTGCTTTGCGGTCCAAGACAGAGCGGATTAAATTCATGCAGACATGTCTTCCCCACTTAATAACACTCATGAACTTTGCCCTTTCCATGCTCTTTGATGCTCTGTATTCTCGCTATGGTAAAAGTAACGGCCCACAAGCTGTTCGTGATATCTGGAGTATGGAGTATCTCGTTGTTCCACCTCTCCTAAACCCCTTAATATATGGACTGAAAGTGACTCAGATACGACACAGCTTTCTAAAATTGTGTGGCTACAAACTTAAAGCACTGAGACAGAGGTGA
- the LOC143477377 gene encoding olfactory receptor 1D2-like, translating into MENSSESIMFVLQGLNDTRTNKQIYFGFGLLIYLLTLFANFTLVITIALDKMLHEPMYLFVCNLFVNGIYGVSAVYPKILADLILDSPVISYTGCITQIFIIYCYAFCEFTCLTVMAYDRYVAICKPLEYHTIMTNQMVGKLLIFTWIYTLIETLIGFGLTVRLTLCGKNIEKPYCSNWEVVKLSCTDVTVNNLYGYFLILSHLSQAMFVIVSYIQIIRASLRSKTERIKFMQTCLPHLITLLNFTLSMLFDSLYSRYGKSNGPQAVRDIWSMEYLVVPPLLNPLIYGLKVTQIRHSFLKLCGYKLKALRQR; encoded by the coding sequence ATGGAAAATTCTTCTGAAAGCATCATGTTTGTGCTCCAAGGACTTAATGACACaaggacaaacaaacaaatctaCTTTGGATTTGGTCTCTTGATTTACCTTTTGACTCTCTTTGCAAATTTTACATTGGTTATTACAATTGCTTTAGATAAAATGCTACATGAGCCAATGTATCTGTTTGTATGCAACTTGTTTGTTAATGGAATATATGGTGTCTCTGCTGTCTATCCAAAGATCCTTGCTGATTTGATATTAGATTCTCCTGTTATCTCATATACTGGATgcataacacaaatattcataATTTACTGTTATGCTTTTTGTGAATTCACATGTCTTACAGTGATGGCCTATGACAGGTATGTAGCAATTTGTAAACCCTTGGAGTATCATACCATCATGACAAACCAGATGGTGGGAAAATTGCTAATTTTTACCTGGATATACACATTGATAGAGACACTTATTGGATTTGGATTAACAGTCCGACTTACCTTATGTGGTAAGAACATTGAAAAGCCTTACTGTTCTAACTGGGAGGTTGTGAAGCTATCATGCACAGATGTGACAGTTAACAACCTGTATGGGTACTTTCTAATCCTTTCTCATTTATCCCAAGCTATGTTCGTCATTGTGTCATATATTCAAATTATCAGAGCTTCTTTGCGGTCCAAGACAGAACGGATTAAATTCATGCAGACATGTCTTCCCCACTTAATAACCCTCTTGAACTTTACCCTTTCTATGCTCTTTGATTCTCTGTATTCTCGCTATGGTAAAAGTAACGGCCCACAAGCTGTTCGTGATATCTGGAGTATGGAGTATCTCGTTGTTCCACCTCTCCTAAACCCCTTAATATATGGACTGAAAGTGACCCAGATACGACACAGCTTTCTAAAATTGTGTGGCTACAAACTTAAAGCACTGAGACAGAGGTGA
- the LOC143477379 gene encoding olfactory receptor 4S1-like, giving the protein MENSSRKIIFVLQGLNDTNTNKQIYFAFGLLIYLFTLFANFTLIIAIALDKMLHEPLYLFVCNLFVNGIYGASAFYPKILLDLLLDSNVISFIGCMTQLFAVYSYAFCEFTCLTVMAYDRYVAICKPLEYHSIITNRKVGELLVCTWLYVLLETLIGITLTAQLPFCGNNIDKTFCSNWEVVKLSCTDVTVNNVYGYFTILSHFSQAVLIVVSYIYIIRASLRSKTEWIKFMQTCVPHLITLINVTISLLFDGLYSRYGKSDGSQAVRNILGMEYLIVPPLLNPLIYGLKVTQIRHSFLKLCGYNAKAPRQR; this is encoded by the coding sequence ATGGAAAATTCTTCTCGAAAGATCATATTTGTGCTCCAAGGACTGAATGACACAAATACCAACAAACAAATTTACTTTGCATTTGGTCTCTTGATTTACCTTTTCACTCTCTTTGCAAATTTTACACTAATAATTGCAATTGCTTTAGATAAAATGTTACATGAGCCATTGTATCTGTTTGTATGCAACTTGTTTGTTAATGGAATATATGGTGCTTCTGCTTTCTATCCAAAGATCCTTCTAGATTTGTTACTAGACTCTAATGTTATTTCATTTATTGGATGCATGACACAGTTATTTGCAGTTTACTCTTATGCATTTTGTGAATTCACATGTCTTACAGTGATGGCATATGACAGGTATGTAGCAATTTGTAAACCTTTGGAGTATCATTCCATTATAACGAACAGGAAGGTGGGAGAATTGCTGGTTTGTACCTGGCTTTATGTTTTACTAGAGACACTTATTGGGATTACACTGACAGCCCAACTTCCCTTCTGTGGTAACAACATTGACAAAACTTTTTGCTCTAACTGGGAGGTTGTGAAACTGTCATGCACAGATGTAACTGTGAATAATGTGTATGGATACTTTACGATACTTTCTCATTTTTCCCAAGCTGTGCTCATTGTTGTGTCATATATTTACATAATCAGAGCTTCTTTGCGGTCCAAGACAGAGTGGATTAAATTCATGCAGACATGTGTTCCCCACTTAATTACCCTCATAAACGTTACCATTTCCTTGCTCTTTGATGGCTTATATTCTCGCTATGGCAAAAGTGACGGATCACAAGCTGTTCGCAATATTTTGGGTATGGAGTATCTCATTGTTCCTCCTCTCCTAAACCCCTTAATATACGGACTGAAAGTGACCCAGATACGTCACAGCTTTCTAAAACTGTGTGGCTATAATGCTAAAGCACCAAGACAGAGGTGA